The Sulfurihydrogenibium azorense Az-Fu1 genome contains the following window.
TCTTCTTCTCTCTTTAACAATGGAATTTTTCCCATCTCTCTTAAGTATAACTTAACTGGGTCATCTGCTTTTGACCAAACATCATCATCAAAATCTATTCCAAGATAGATATCATCGTCTTCTTCTTTAATTTTTTCATCGTCTCTTACGTCTATGTTTAACTCGTTTAGGTACTCAATGAGGCTTTCTATGTGTTCATCTGATGAGAAAAACTCCTCATCTACATAGGTGCTTATCTCGGAGTAGGTGACGTACCCTTTCTCCCTTGCGAGGTTGATAAGAGTTCTTACGTCATCTCTTTCTTGAAGGTTAATCATATATCATCGCCTCCTTTTAAGAGTTTTTATCTCGTTGAAAATATCTATAAAATCTCTTTCTGACAAGTTTGATATAGCAAGGGATTTTTGTTTTTTTATCCACTCCTGTCTAAAATCTTCTAGTATTTTCAAAACAGTTTCTTCCGTAGCTGAGATGTTGTGCTGATTTAAAATTTGAGATAATTCTTGAATAACTTGCGTATTCCCACTGTTAATAAGTTGTACATAATAACCTAAATTTTCAGAAACACTTATTATATCATAAAAGTCATATTTTTGCAAAAAATCTGGATTCTCGAGTATATACTTTAAAACTATCTCTTCTTTCATATTGAGTTTAGGTTTAATAGATGTACTTTCGTCATCTGTATAATTGTAATTAAAACTTCCTCTCTCTCTTTTGGTTAGTATTCTAACTTTTTCTATATCTAACTCAACATTTGCAAAACTTCTTCCTGTATACTTTGCTACAATCTCTATATAACTGTTTCTAAGAGAAGGGTCTTCTATATAAGCCAGTATCTTTGTTATATAGTCGTAAATTGTTTGATAACTTTTAAGTTGTGTTTTTATATCTGAGTCTTGAATACTTTTTAGTCTCTCTAAAAGGAAAATTATTATATCCTTTGAGTTTTCAATAACTTGTTTAACCTTGGATAGACCTTGTTTAGATAGTTCATCAGGGTCCTTTGCTTCTTTGTAGTATGCATACCTTACAGTTATTCCTTCTGAAAGTAGTATCTTTGCAGCTTCTATTGCTGCCTTCTTTCCAGCTTCATCAGAGTCGAACATAACCACAGCTTCTTTTACATACTTTTTTAGTAGTTTTGCTTGATTTTTTGTAAATGCTGTTCCTAGCGTTGCTACAACATTTTTTATTCCTATTTGATATAGTGAAATTAAGTCCATGTAGCCTTCTACTATCACTACACTTTGTTTTTCTTTTAAGTGTTCAAGGGATTGGTATATACCGTATAAAGTGTTTCCTTTTTTATAGATAACAGTTTCTGGAGAGTTTAAGTACTTAGGTTGTCTTGTGTTATCTAAAGATCTTCCTCCAAAGGCTACTATGTTTCCTTTTACATCTTTTATTGGGAAAATAAGCCTTCCTGAAAATTTGTCTTTAAATAAACTGTCTGTTTTTGTTATTAAACCTATTTTCTCTAAATCTTCTAAAGGTACATTTTTCTCTTGGATGTACTTTTGCAAAATAGAATTGTCTTCAGGTGAATAACCAAGTTCAAACTCTTCAATTGTTCTTGATAGTATTCCTCTATTTTTTAGGTAGTCTTTACATACTTGTGATTTTTTAAGGTTTTCTTTGTAAAACTCTGTGATAATTCTTGTTGTAAGATAAAGTCCTTTGTTTAGCTTTTCTTTTTCACTGTCTAAGTATTTAATAGGAATGTTATACTTTTGGGCTAGTTTGACAACTGCATCAAAGTAAGAGATTTTTTCATACTCCATTACAAACTTTATAGCGTTTCCACTGATACCACATCCAAAACATTTAAAGATGTTCTTTGTAGGAGATACTACAAATGATGGCGTTTTTTCGTTGTGAAAAGGACAGAGTGCTACGTAAACTGAACCTTGTCTTTTTAAATTTAAATAATCTGATATTACATCGTAAACGTTTGCTACTCTGTTTACCTCTTCTACCGTATCTGGGGATATAGCCATCTAATCACCTTTTAGTATAAAGCAATTATTAAATTTAGTGTGAATAAAAAAAATTTCAATGATTAATAAAAATCTGTAATAATCCTATAAAAAAGCCTATCACTCCACCTAAGTAAGTTATATGTTTTAACTGTTTCTCGGAAAATCCTAAGACTATCTCTTCAAGTTGTCTTATATCTATAGAAGAGAGAGTTTCATAGATTACTTTTTCAACATCTAACGATGCAAGAAGCTGGGGGAGTTCTTCTTCTATATGTTTTTCTAAGTTTTCTTTTATTGAGTGTTGAGATTTTTCTATAATGATTGGTTTTACTTTATCAGATAGAGATTGAAGAATTTTATCTGTGTAGCCTGACAAAAATGATATTTTTACTTTTGTTTCCACCTCTTCTTTTAGGCTTATAAGTAGTTTATCTACTATCTCTTCAACTACAGTGTTTAATTTGTTTTCTAAAACTTCTTTGTATGAGCTTTCCATAAAGAGCCTATGGAGGTTCTCAGGGTTTACAAGATGCTGGCGAATAACTTTTGCTATAGACTTTGCTATCTCGTCTCTTCTTTTAGGAATTAATCCGGGAGTAAATGGCATTTTTATTCCAAATATTCTTACTTCGTTGTAAGGTTTAAATAACATTTTGATAGCAAGCCAGTTGGTTATATAACCTATAAAAGCTCCTGTAAGAGGAGGGATAAGGTATTCTATCAAGACCCTAACCTTTTTATAAACCCTTTTATACCACTTTCCTTTTGGTAATCTCTTGCTTCTTTCTCTGTTTGGAATTTACCTACTAAAACTTTATGTAATCCACCTTCTTCTATTATGTAAGCATTTGTATACTTTGCTTTTTCTACTTCAGCTTTTTCCCTTGTAGAGAAAGCTCCTACTTGGATTGAGAAATAACCAGATTTTATTTTATCTATTATTTCTTTGGCTGTAGATTCTTCTTTTTTAGGAGTTTGTTTTACTTGACTTTCTGATTTTGATGTTGCAACTTGTTTTTCTTCTTTTTTAGGTTGTTTTTCTACATTCTCAGTTGGTTTGTTAGAAGTTTTTACTTCCTGTTTAACATTTTCTTTATTTTCTTTTTTATTTTCTTTTTCTACTTTTTGGACTGCTTTAATTTGTTCTGTAGGCTCTTGTTTTAGTTGAGGTGGTTGTTCTTTTTTAGGTGGTGTTTCTACTTGTTTTTTCTCTTGGGTTGGTTGAGTTTGGACTGTTTCAGAAGGTTTATTTTGTTGTTCTATAGGCTGGGAAGGTTGTTCTACGGGGGGTGTTGTTTGTAGATTTTGAGGTGAGGGTGGAGTGGTTGGTTTTACAGCCTCTGTGGCTACCTTTACTTGAGGTTCTGATACGGTTTGGTTTGATTTGGAGTAAAAGTTTAACCCTATGGCTATAAATACTAACGTTATTAGCAGCCCAGATAGGAAGATTATAAGTCTTTCTAATATTTCTTTTTTCTTTTTCTGTTTTATCTGTTTTACAGCTGATTTTAAATCTCTGTCTTCCATTACATTCTCTCCACAGGGGTTATTCCCATAAGTTTAAATAAAGTTCTTAGTGCATTTCTAATGGCTTTTAAAAGGTATAACCTTGCTTTCATTAACTTTTCGTCAGTTTCTATTAAAAATTTATGTTGATAGTAGTACTTGTGCAACTTTGAAGCAAGTTCGTAAGTAAGAGATGTTATCTTGTGAGGTTCTTTTTTTAATGTTGCCTCTTCTATCTCTTGAGGTAGGTTTGACAAAAACTTCATTATACTTTTTTCTTCTTCTTGAGTAAGTAAAGATAAATCAGCTTCAAAATCTTTTTCAGGGTCAAAGTTAAATCTTTCTTTTGCCTCTCTAAATACACTTGATATTCTTGCGTGGGCGTACTGAACATAGTAAACGGGGTTTTCGTTGGATTTTGCAAGGGCAACATCTATATCAAAGTTTAGATGAGTATTAGGGTCTTTTGATGCAAAAAAGTATATAACAGCATCCTTTCCAACTTCTTCAACTAACTCTCTTAAAGTTATAAAATCTCCAGACCTTTTTGACATCTTAACTTCTTCACCGTTTTTAAACAGTTTAACAAGTTGAATAAAAACAACGTTTATCCAGTCTTCTCTTACTCCAAAAGCCATTACTGCAGCTTTTAATCTTGGGAAGTATCCGTGGTGGTCAGCTCCCCAAACGTTTATAATAAAGTCGTACCCTCTTTCATACTTGTCGTAGTGGTATGCAATATCTGCTGCAAAATAGGTATAACTTCCATCAGACTTTTTTATAACTCTATCTTTCTCATCTCCGTAAAGTGATGTTTTTAACCATAAAGCTCCATCTTTTTCATAAATCATTCCTTTTTCTTCTAAAAATTTTAAGGCTTGGTCTACTTTACCATGTTGATACAGACTTTTTTCACTTGTCCATATATCAAAGTCAACATTTATCAGTTTTAGGTCTTCTTTTATTTTATCTAAAAGGTAGTTTTTTGCATACTCTGCACAAAACTCTACTGCATCTTCTTCTGATAACATACTTAAAATTTTTTCTCTTTCGTAGTGATAAATCTCCTTTGCAATATCTTTTATATACTCTCCATGGTAGCCGTCTTCAGGGAATGGGAAGTCTGGTTCTTCTATCTGTCTAAACCTTGCGTAAACTGATTGACCTAACTTTTTTATCTGGTTGCCTGCATCGTTTATATAAAACTCCCTTTCTACTTTATAACCTATGTAAGAGTACATATTTGACAGAAGGTTTCCCACTACAGCTCCTCTACCGTGTCCCAAGTGAAGGGGACCTGTTGGATTTGCACTTACATACTCTATGTTTATCTTTCCTCTATTTTTTTCTTTATTTTCTCCGAAACTATCTCCTTCTTCCACTGCCTTTTTAACAACACTGTGGTAATAACTATCTGATAAAAACAGGTTAATAAAACCGTTTAAAACTTCCACTTTACTAAATGTTGGGTCTTTTTCAAGTAGTGATTTAATCTTTTCTGCTATGTCTTGGGGTTTTTGTTTTAGATGTTTAGTAAGTAAAAATGCTACGTTTGTTGCTAAATCTCCAAAACTCTCTTCTTTTGGAGGTTCAACCTTTATCTTGTCCTCTATCTCAGGGTAAAAAAGTTCTTCTTTTTTTAGGATTTCTACTATTTTTTCTCTAACTTCTTTCTTCAAGTCGCCTCCTTAACCTGCTACACAGAATATAACTGATAAAGTTAATGTAAAGTAAAATTATTAGTAAATTAATTATATCAAATTTTATAACTATCATAGGTAGGTACACTAAAAGCCCAATAAAGAAAATCGTTGAAGAACAGTTTTTTATGTAAGAAGGTTTAAAGATAAAAAAAGGTAAAAAAATCGTAAGTCCAAAAAGCCCAATAAAAGAAAGGTCAAGCTCAGAAGAAGGAAAGTACTTATCTAAAAATAGATAAACAGCTGTAAGAGAAAGGCTTATTAATATACAAATCAGTGTTATTTTAAAAAATACCTTCTTTCTTCCTATTCTTCTATAACCTCTCTTCTTATTTTTGCACCTATTGATTTTAGTTTTTCATCTATATGTTCGTATCCCCTGTCTAAGTGGTAGATACTGTGGATAGTTGTCTCTCCTTCTGCAACTAATCCGGCTATTACCATTGCAGCACTTGCTCTTAAGTCTGTGGCTTTCACATGGGCTCCACTGAATTTTTTAACAGGTTTTACTATGGCTGTTTTGCCTTTTATATCTATATTAGCTCCAAGTCTGTTTAACTCTGGTACATGCATAAATCTATTTTCAAAGATATTTTCGGTTATTTCTGATACTCCATCAGCAAAGCAAAGTAAAGTCATAAACTGGGCTTGTAGGTCTGTAGGGAAAAGTGGATACTCTTTTGTCTCTATATTTACAGGTTTAAGTGTATCTTTCCTTTTTATAACAACTTCGTTATCTGAGATTTTAACTACAGATACACCTATTTTTTCTAAAATCTCATCAACATACTCAAGATAGTAGCTTGGATAGTTCTTTATAATTATCTTTCCATCAGTTAAAGCGGATAAAACTGCAAAAGTTCCAGCTTCTATTCTATCTGGGATAACAGTGTGGTAAGTTCCTTTTAAGGATTTAACTCCTTCTATCTCTATTCTGTGGGTACCTTCTCCTTTTATGTTTGCTCCCATCTTTTTTAACATCACTGCCAAATCAACCACTTCTGGCTCTAAAGCAGCATTTTCTATAATGGTCTTTCCTTCTGCTAAAACTGCAGCCATCATTATATTTTCTGTTCCTGTAACTGTTATCTTGTCAAAGAA
Protein-coding sequences here:
- a CDS encoding SPOR domain-containing protein codes for the protein MEDRDLKSAVKQIKQKKKKEILERLIIFLSGLLITLVFIAIGLNFYSKSNQTVSEPQVKVATEAVKPTTPPSPQNLQTTPPVEQPSQPIEQQNKPSETVQTQPTQEKKQVETPPKKEQPPQLKQEPTEQIKAVQKVEKENKKENKENVKQEVKTSNKPTENVEKQPKKEEKQVATSKSESQVKQTPKKEESTAKEIIDKIKSGYFSIQVGAFSTREKAEVEKAKYTNAYIIEEGGLHKVLVGKFQTEKEARDYQKESGIKGFIKRLGS
- the murA gene encoding UDP-N-acetylglucosamine 1-carboxyvinyltransferase encodes the protein MIKEEIKLKEALIVEGGCRLEGVLEVSGAKNAALPNMAATILTDEEVIIENLPNLLDIQTMEKLLTNIGVAVNHIKDKTYSFKANNITSLTAPYDLVSKMRASILILGPMLTRFGYAEVALPGGCSIGTRPVDLHLKALEKMGAEITLEHGYIKAYAPRGLKGAHIFFDKITVTGTENIMMAAVLAEGKTIIENAALEPEVVDLAVMLKKMGANIKGEGTHRIEIEGVKSLKGTYHTVIPDRIEAGTFAVLSALTDGKIIIKNYPSYYLEYVDEILEKIGVSVVKISDNEVVIKRKDTLKPVNIETKEYPLFPTDLQAQFMTLLCFADGVSEITENIFENRFMHVPELNRLGANIDIKGKTAIVKPVKKFSGAHVKATDLRASAAMVIAGLVAEGETTIHSIYHLDRGYEHIDEKLKSIGAKIRREVIEE
- the argS gene encoding arginine--tRNA ligase, coding for MKKEVREKIVEILKKEELFYPEIEDKIKVEPPKEESFGDLATNVAFLLTKHLKQKPQDIAEKIKSLLEKDPTFSKVEVLNGFINLFLSDSYYHSVVKKAVEEGDSFGENKEKNRGKINIEYVSANPTGPLHLGHGRGAVVGNLLSNMYSYIGYKVEREFYINDAGNQIKKLGQSVYARFRQIEEPDFPFPEDGYHGEYIKDIAKEIYHYEREKILSMLSEEDAVEFCAEYAKNYLLDKIKEDLKLINVDFDIWTSEKSLYQHGKVDQALKFLEEKGMIYEKDGALWLKTSLYGDEKDRVIKKSDGSYTYFAADIAYHYDKYERGYDFIINVWGADHHGYFPRLKAAVMAFGVREDWINVVFIQLVKLFKNGEEVKMSKRSGDFITLRELVEEVGKDAVIYFFASKDPNTHLNFDIDVALAKSNENPVYYVQYAHARISSVFREAKERFNFDPEKDFEADLSLLTQEEEKSIMKFLSNLPQEIEEATLKKEPHKITSLTYELASKLHKYYYQHKFLIETDEKLMKARLYLLKAIRNALRTLFKLMGITPVERM
- the dnaG gene encoding DNA primase, producing MAISPDTVEEVNRVANVYDVISDYLNLKRQGSVYVALCPFHNEKTPSFVVSPTKNIFKCFGCGISGNAIKFVMEYEKISYFDAVVKLAQKYNIPIKYLDSEKEKLNKGLYLTTRIITEFYKENLKKSQVCKDYLKNRGILSRTIEEFELGYSPEDNSILQKYIQEKNVPLEDLEKIGLITKTDSLFKDKFSGRLIFPIKDVKGNIVAFGGRSLDNTRQPKYLNSPETVIYKKGNTLYGIYQSLEHLKEKQSVVIVEGYMDLISLYQIGIKNVVATLGTAFTKNQAKLLKKYVKEAVVMFDSDEAGKKAAIEAAKILLSEGITVRYAYYKEAKDPDELSKQGLSKVKQVIENSKDIIIFLLERLKSIQDSDIKTQLKSYQTIYDYITKILAYIEDPSLRNSYIEIVAKYTGRSFANVELDIEKVRILTKRERGSFNYNYTDDESTSIKPKLNMKEEIVLKYILENPDFLQKYDFYDIISVSENLGYYVQLINSGNTQVIQELSQILNQHNISATEETVLKILEDFRQEWIKKQKSLAISNLSERDFIDIFNEIKTLKRRR
- a CDS encoding DUF445 domain-containing protein, which codes for MIEYLIPPLTGAFIGYITNWLAIKMLFKPYNEVRIFGIKMPFTPGLIPKRRDEIAKSIAKVIRQHLVNPENLHRLFMESSYKEVLENKLNTVVEEIVDKLLISLKEEVETKVKISFLSGYTDKILQSLSDKVKPIIIEKSQHSIKENLEKHIEEELPQLLASLDVEKVIYETLSSIDIRQLEEIVLGFSEKQLKHITYLGGVIGFFIGLLQIFINH